Proteins encoded together in one Camelina sativa cultivar DH55 chromosome 9, Cs, whole genome shotgun sequence window:
- the LOC104712179 gene encoding serine/arginine-rich SC35-like splicing factor SCL30 produces MRRYSPPYYSPPRRGYGGRGRSPPPPPRRGYGGGRKGSSHGSLLVRNIPLDCRPEELRAPFERFGPVRDVYIPRDYYSGEPRGFAFVEFVDAYDAGEAQRSMNRRIFAGREITVVVASESRKRPEEMRVKTRTRSREPSGSRGRSHGRSRSRSISRSRSPRRPSDSRSRYRSRSYSPAPRRRGADYSPSPRRRQEERPRSPPRGPPRGEEDVKYSRRSYSPGYEGDAAPERDRNGDNEIREKPGYEPEERRRGGRAVSRSPSGSRSRSVEASPR; encoded by the exons ATGAGGAGATACAGCCCGCCTTATTACAGTCCTCCGAGGAGAGGATATGGTGGTAGAGGTAGAagtccacctcctcctcctcgacGTGGATATGGTGGTGGACGTAAAGGCTCTAGCCATGGTAGTCTCTTGGTTCGTAACATTCCTCTTGATTGCAG aCCAGAAGAGCTTCGTGCGCCCTTTGAGAGGTTTGGACCTGTGAGAGATGTCTATATCCCGAGAGACTATTACTCAGG GGAACCGCGGGGGTTTGCTTTTGTGGAGTTTGTTGATGCATATGATGCTGGGGAGGCTCAAAGAAGCATGAACAGGAGGATATTTGCTGGGAGAGAGATCACTGTGGTTGTTGCTTCAGAGTCTAGGAAAAGGCCTGAGGAGATGCGTGTGAAGACTAGGACTCGGAGTAG GGAACCTTCAGGCTCCAGAGGTCGTTCTCATG GACGGTCTCGATCACGTTCGATCTCTCGTTCACGCTCTCCACGTCGTCCATCAGACTCTAGAAGCAGATACAGATCAAG GTCTTACTCTCCTGCACCAAGACGAAGAGGAGCAGATTATTCACCATCTCCAAGGAGAAGGCAAGAGGAACGTCCACGATCACCACCAAGAGGTCCTCCTcgtggagaagaagatgtaaAATACAGTCGCAGGTCCTATTCCCCTGGCTATGAAGGTGATGCTGCTCCAGAAAGGGACAGAAATGGAGATAATGAGATTAGAGA GAAACCGGGCTATGAACCAGAGGAACGGCGTCGTGGTGGAAGAGCGGTTTCAAGGTCGCCATCGGGATCCAGGTCCAGGTCTGTGGAGGCATCTCCAAGATGA